The following are encoded together in the Streptomyces sp. NBC_01465 genome:
- a CDS encoding pectinesterase family protein, with protein MSDNRNKARHRRRRTALLAGVPLAVAAAGALAYGTAFGAFGDDAQPKASAAEATAPAWATDAADGFASVNALGQNGTYGGRGGQIVTVKTLADLEKYATASDPYVIVVAAAITMDPVGKEIKVASDKTIVGSGTSGHIVGGGFFLGAGVHNVIFRNLTIRDAYQGVWNDKEHDYDGIQMDGAHHVWIDHNDIRHMADGLIDSRKDTTYLTVSYNRLSNDNKAFGIGWTDNTTADITIHHNWIHETEQRNPSTDNVAHAHLYNNYLQDDPGTTITSSYGNYARGNTNMVLENSYFQGMNNPVVRDATATLVQRGSVFSGTSGKNESGGTGAAWDPKTYYSYTLDRAADVPALVKSGAGPRSSIGTTAAATAAAATTLTVAQDGSGQYKTVQAAVDAVPANNASRVVISVKPGTYREIVKVPAAKPHVTIQGSGASRKDTVIVYNNAAGTTKPDGSGTYGTPGSATLSVASDDSQLRNLTVTNDFDEAAHQDISNQAVALLTSADKIVLDGVIVNGDQDTLELETASAATQGRVYIANSYITGNVDFIFGRATAVVDKSVITLKKRWNGTSAGYVTAPSTPANRKGILINRSAINGDVSAASFHLGRNWHPSGDTTVDPQTTVRNSTLSAAIKSTPWSDMGGFSWKDDRFAEYQNTGAGAGTASTDRPQLTDAQAAAQTTAAWLGDWTPTAG; from the coding sequence ATGAGTGACAACCGGAACAAGGCACGGCACCGCAGACGTCGCACAGCTCTGCTGGCCGGTGTGCCGCTCGCGGTGGCGGCCGCGGGAGCACTGGCCTACGGCACGGCTTTCGGGGCGTTCGGCGACGACGCGCAGCCCAAGGCCTCGGCGGCCGAAGCCACGGCCCCGGCCTGGGCGACCGACGCGGCCGACGGCTTCGCATCCGTCAACGCCCTTGGCCAGAACGGGACGTACGGCGGCCGTGGCGGCCAGATCGTCACCGTGAAGACCCTGGCCGACCTGGAGAAGTACGCGACCGCCTCCGACCCCTATGTCATCGTCGTCGCCGCGGCGATCACCATGGACCCGGTGGGCAAGGAGATCAAGGTCGCCTCCGACAAGACGATCGTGGGCTCCGGCACCTCCGGCCACATCGTCGGCGGCGGCTTCTTCCTCGGTGCGGGCGTGCACAACGTGATCTTCCGCAACCTGACGATCCGGGACGCCTACCAGGGCGTCTGGAACGACAAGGAGCACGACTACGACGGCATCCAGATGGACGGCGCGCACCACGTCTGGATCGACCACAACGACATCCGGCACATGGCCGACGGTCTGATCGACAGCCGCAAGGACACCACCTATCTGACGGTGTCGTACAACAGGCTGAGCAACGACAACAAGGCCTTCGGGATCGGCTGGACCGACAACACCACCGCCGACATCACGATCCACCACAACTGGATCCACGAAACCGAGCAGCGCAACCCGTCCACGGACAACGTCGCGCACGCGCACCTGTACAACAACTACCTGCAGGACGACCCGGGCACCACGATCACGTCCTCGTACGGCAACTACGCGCGCGGCAACACCAACATGGTCCTGGAGAACAGCTACTTCCAGGGCATGAACAACCCCGTCGTCCGCGACGCGACCGCCACCCTGGTCCAGCGCGGCAGCGTCTTCTCCGGGACGAGCGGCAAGAACGAGAGCGGGGGTACGGGCGCGGCCTGGGATCCGAAGACGTACTACAGCTACACGCTCGACAGGGCGGCTGATGTGCCGGCGCTCGTCAAGTCCGGTGCGGGACCGCGGAGTTCGATCGGTACGACGGCGGCGGCGACCGCAGCGGCGGCGACCACCCTGACCGTCGCGCAGGACGGCTCGGGCCAGTACAAGACCGTGCAGGCGGCCGTCGACGCGGTCCCTGCGAACAACGCCTCCCGGGTCGTCATCTCCGTGAAGCCGGGCACGTACCGCGAGATCGTCAAGGTGCCCGCCGCCAAGCCGCACGTCACCATCCAGGGCTCGGGCGCCAGCCGCAAGGACACGGTGATCGTCTACAACAACGCAGCGGGGACGACGAAGCCGGACGGTTCGGGTACGTACGGAACTCCGGGCAGTGCCACCCTGTCCGTCGCATCCGACGACTCCCAGCTCCGCAACCTGACCGTCACCAACGACTTCGACGAGGCCGCGCACCAGGACATCTCCAACCAGGCGGTGGCGCTGCTGACGTCCGCCGACAAGATCGTCCTCGACGGGGTCATAGTCAACGGCGACCAGGACACCCTGGAGCTGGAAACGGCGTCCGCGGCCACGCAGGGCCGCGTCTACATCGCCAACTCCTACATCACGGGCAACGTCGACTTCATCTTCGGCCGGGCGACCGCCGTGGTCGACAAGTCCGTCATCACCCTCAAGAAGCGCTGGAACGGCACCTCGGCCGGTTACGTCACCGCACCGAGCACGCCCGCCAACCGCAAGGGCATCCTCATCAACAGGTCCGCGATCAACGGCGACGTGTCAGCGGCCTCCTTCCACCTCGGCCGTAACTGGCACCCGAGCGGGGACACGACGGTGGACCCGCAGACCACGGTCCGTAACAGCACCCTGAGCGCAGCGATCAAGTCCACCCCGTGGTCGGACATGGGCGGCTTCTCCTGGAAGGACGACCGATTCGCCGAGTACCAGAACACCGGCGCCGGCGCGGGCACGGCGAGCACGGACCGCCCCCAGCTGACGGACGCCCAGGCCGCGGCCCAGACGACTGCGGCCTGGTTGGGCGACTGGACTCCGACAGCGGGCTGA
- a CDS encoding amidohydrolase family protein: MLAVRVARIFDGRDLARGAGVVFVDGGRIVGVESPGCDIPSDCELVDRPRGTLLPGLIDAHVHLVGDSGPGALERLAEAAPDDMARTIERSLRIHLSTGVTTVRDLGDKAWAVVDRRARPTAGLPTVVASGPPVTSRGGHCWYMGGEASGADGLRAAVRERAEHGVDLVKVMASGGMTTPGSAVDQAQFTAAELAVVVAEAHEFGLPVTVHAHALVAIRDAIAAGADGIEHCTFLTEDSVHVPEDALPALASRGIVVCPTLGKAPGVVPPPQLLERFLKAGLGEEARRELVVGAYREGVAIASGTDGGINPGKPHGILPAAIAELVYGGMPEADALATATSVAAAACGLSESKGQVRLGYDADLIVVDGDPLLDIGALWSLNTTVLAGELVQPAP, encoded by the coding sequence ATGTTGGCTGTGCGCGTTGCGCGGATCTTCGACGGGCGTGATCTTGCACGGGGGGCGGGGGTCGTCTTCGTGGACGGCGGCCGGATCGTGGGCGTCGAGTCGCCCGGCTGTGACATCCCCTCCGACTGCGAGCTCGTCGACCGCCCCCGCGGCACACTGCTGCCCGGCCTCATCGACGCCCACGTCCACCTCGTCGGCGACTCGGGACCGGGTGCACTCGAGCGGCTGGCGGAGGCGGCCCCCGACGACATGGCCCGCACGATCGAACGGTCCCTGCGCATCCACCTCTCGACCGGCGTCACCACCGTGCGCGACCTCGGCGACAAGGCGTGGGCCGTCGTCGACCGGCGCGCCCGTCCCACCGCCGGACTGCCGACGGTCGTGGCGTCCGGCCCGCCTGTCACGAGCCGCGGTGGTCACTGCTGGTACATGGGCGGCGAGGCGTCCGGCGCCGACGGGCTGCGGGCGGCGGTACGGGAGCGGGCCGAGCACGGCGTGGACCTGGTGAAGGTCATGGCGAGCGGCGGCATGACAACCCCCGGATCCGCCGTGGACCAGGCCCAGTTCACCGCCGCAGAGCTCGCGGTGGTGGTCGCGGAGGCGCACGAGTTCGGGCTGCCCGTCACGGTGCACGCGCATGCGCTGGTGGCGATCCGCGACGCGATCGCGGCCGGCGCCGACGGGATCGAGCACTGCACCTTCCTCACGGAGGACAGCGTGCACGTGCCCGAAGATGCCCTCCCCGCACTGGCGTCGAGGGGCATCGTGGTCTGCCCGACGCTGGGCAAGGCCCCGGGCGTCGTACCGCCGCCGCAACTGCTGGAGCGCTTCCTCAAGGCGGGACTGGGTGAGGAGGCGCGGCGGGAGCTCGTGGTCGGTGCGTACCGGGAGGGAGTGGCCATCGCCTCCGGTACGGACGGAGGCATCAACCCCGGCAAACCGCACGGCATCCTGCCCGCCGCGATCGCGGAGCTGGTGTACGGCGGGATGCCGGAGGCCGACGCGCTGGCGACCGCGACGTCGGTCGCCGCGGCGGCCTGCGGGCTGAGCGAGTCCAAGGGGCAGGTCAGGCTGGGCTACGACGCCGACCTGATCGTCGTGGACGGGGACCCGCTCCTCGACATCGGCGCACTGTGGAGTCTCAACACCACTGTGCTGGCAGGGGAGTTGGTCCAGCCCGCGCCCTAG